In Fibrobacter sp. UWB15, the following proteins share a genomic window:
- a CDS encoding TIGR02171 family protein: protein MVELSPVLEEITPDSLFVDTLDADTLKAGSFEDTTALVDSLPEDSTLADTLQEEIEKVDTLEGMWNAKASGAVISLGTDEKSRAIDRPMMQVKLEYDFFIGRHEVSCAEFNALMKTVTGISLECEDENLPATNLTYYDAVLYANARSKADSLDTVYTYSSAKFDDEKHCVSLEGFAFHPEVKSFRLPTEAEWVYAARENWNLREAWTAENSEYKLHNVCSRAIPATEVCDMAGNAMEWVNDWLGSFQKTTVSNYVGAPDGGFLGQRVVKGGCYRNAASSITLYGRGDVYTVTSSTRADYVGFRLAYGAIPDAVWMGDDGKAASSRIILLANSSTVESLTGTYKVKLAFRNDITGNLAYVDYSSGVQSVIEIEDSIEVFHPEISPDGEHVAFCTGLEGLSGKSSLYVRNLDAEGSNLVKLDVESAAIPRWRILENGDTAIVYVTDAGNNKDGSVFRSASTWQVVFANGQFGVPQKLFDGAYHGGVSTDGNLAVTGARLLRVNVSGQESVWYNGEQACNVSLAKDGSKRTLFLDFASKSGRDFVGKRYGTHERLLVADSTGKLVQSVGAPNGFTFDHSEWAGDLNLAVATLADANGAHRMITLMNLSDSSFVELAEGDELWHPSLWVKPRESPVYSGLDLDSAGVYMYPDDDMGSILMRYNMELLWRYRDTANVAILGSSRPLHSLSPSHLSPEFFAINLAHIPNSIYSSRDYLKKYLLAHLKKLKYLVVSLDIDFWWKIAGEYSDNFFEVTYKKYPGYVYDENHGYWSDGYPEGLLQCTHNSISVADSKPFLQDRGRYTESYCVAWGDPPEFSVDSTYFDDKIYLINDCLSALKEIIELAQERGIYVVGMIFPQNPRYKESGAFGRYGMRRSMAMSLIDQFQKYETEYPNFRLLDENKMGNHDYTDDEALDNDHLCYKAVPKITSRLDSLLKTLE from the coding sequence ATGGTTGAGCTCTCTCCGGTTTTAGAAGAAATTACTCCCGATTCATTATTCGTTGACACCTTGGATGCCGATACCTTGAAAGCGGGTTCCTTCGAAGATACGACGGCTCTCGTGGATTCCTTACCGGAGGATTCTACTCTTGCAGATACACTTCAAGAAGAAATCGAAAAAGTGGATACTCTTGAAGGAATGTGGAATGCCAAAGCTTCGGGCGCTGTCATTTCTTTGGGTACAGATGAAAAATCCCGCGCCATTGACCGCCCCATGATGCAGGTGAAACTGGAATACGATTTCTTTATTGGCCGGCATGAAGTCTCTTGCGCCGAATTCAATGCTTTGATGAAAACGGTTACGGGCATTTCGCTGGAATGTGAAGACGAAAACCTGCCGGCGACGAACTTGACCTATTACGATGCAGTTCTTTATGCCAATGCACGCAGTAAGGCCGACAGTTTAGATACCGTCTATACCTATTCGTCTGCAAAATTTGACGATGAAAAGCATTGTGTAAGCCTAGAGGGCTTTGCGTTTCATCCCGAGGTCAAGTCCTTTCGCTTGCCGACGGAGGCCGAATGGGTTTATGCGGCCCGTGAAAACTGGAATCTGCGCGAAGCATGGACGGCGGAGAATTCGGAATACAAATTGCATAATGTCTGTAGCAGGGCTATTCCCGCCACGGAAGTGTGCGATATGGCCGGTAATGCGATGGAATGGGTGAACGATTGGCTAGGCTCGTTCCAGAAAACGACGGTAAGCAATTATGTGGGCGCTCCCGACGGGGGCTTTCTGGGGCAACGCGTTGTAAAGGGAGGTTGCTATCGGAATGCGGCTTCGTCGATAACGCTGTATGGCCGCGGCGATGTCTATACGGTAACTTCTTCTACTCGGGCAGATTATGTTGGCTTTCGCTTGGCCTACGGGGCAATCCCTGATGCTGTATGGATGGGCGACGATGGCAAGGCGGCATCTAGCAGGATTATTCTCCTTGCGAATTCTTCGACAGTGGAAAGCCTAACGGGTACCTACAAGGTGAAACTCGCTTTCCGTAACGACATCACGGGAAACTTGGCCTATGTAGATTATTCCAGCGGTGTACAGTCGGTGATTGAAATCGAAGACAGTATCGAAGTTTTTCATCCGGAGATTTCTCCCGACGGAGAACACGTTGCGTTTTGTACCGGTTTAGAGGGCCTTTCTGGAAAGTCTTCGCTCTATGTCCGCAACTTAGATGCAGAAGGTTCGAATCTGGTAAAGCTTGATGTAGAAAGTGCTGCCATTCCGCGTTGGAGAATTCTTGAAAACGGCGACACCGCCATTGTGTATGTGACGGATGCCGGCAACAATAAAGATGGCTCTGTATTCCGTTCCGCATCTACCTGGCAGGTGGTTTTTGCAAATGGCCAGTTTGGTGTTCCGCAGAAACTTTTTGACGGTGCATACCATGGGGGCGTCAGTACGGACGGCAATCTTGCAGTGACGGGAGCGCGACTTCTCCGGGTGAATGTCTCTGGCCAAGAGTCGGTGTGGTACAATGGGGAACAGGCCTGCAATGTTTCCTTGGCGAAAGATGGTAGCAAACGTACCTTGTTCCTGGATTTTGCAAGTAAGTCTGGCCGCGACTTTGTAGGTAAACGATACGGCACTCACGAACGATTGCTTGTGGCCGATAGCACGGGAAAGTTGGTGCAGTCTGTAGGAGCTCCGAACGGGTTTACCTTTGACCATAGCGAATGGGCTGGAGACCTTAATTTGGCCGTGGCAACTCTTGCCGATGCCAACGGGGCTCATCGCATGATTACTCTGATGAACCTGTCCGACAGCAGCTTTGTGGAACTTGCCGAGGGTGATGAACTCTGGCATCCGAGTCTGTGGGTGAAACCCAGAGAATCACCTGTGTATTCGGGTTTGGACTTGGATAGTGCTGGTGTTTATATGTATCCCGATGATGATATGGGTTCCATTTTGATGCGCTATAATATGGAACTTTTGTGGCGCTATCGTGATACGGCGAATGTTGCCATTTTAGGTTCTTCTCGTCCGTTACATTCGTTGTCGCCGAGTCATTTATCTCCGGAATTTTTTGCCATAAATCTTGCGCATATCCCAAATTCCATCTACTCATCTCGCGATTATCTAAAAAAATATCTCTTGGCTCATCTGAAAAAATTGAAGTATCTCGTTGTGTCGTTGGATATTGATTTTTGGTGGAAGATTGCTGGCGAATATAGCGATAATTTCTTTGAGGTGACTTATAAAAAATACCCAGGATATGTATATGACGAAAATCATGGATATTGGAGTGACGGTTACCCTGAAGGCTTGCTGCAATGCACGCATAATTCCATTTCTGTAGCGGATAGCAAGCCGTTCTTGCAAGATCGTGGACGTTATACGGAATCTTATTGCGTCGCGTGGGGGGATCCTCCAGAATTTTCAGTAGATTCAACTTATTTCGATGACAAGATTTATTTGATCAATGATTGTCTTTCTGCATTAAAAGAAATAATAGAATTGGCTCAAGAACGAGGCATTTACGTTGTGGGGATGATTTTCCCTCAAAATCCGAGGTATAAGGAATCCGGAGCCTTTGGCCGTTACGGGATGCGTCGAAGCATGGCGATGTCTTTGATTGATCAGTTCCAAAAGTACGAAACGGAGTATCCGAACTTCAGGTTGCTTGATGAAAATAAAATGGGGAATCACGATTATACGGATGACGAAGCGTTAGATAACGATCACTTGTGCTACAAAGCTGTACCTAAAATTACCTCTCGCCTGGATTCGTTGTTGAAAACTTTGGAATGA